One region of Drosophila subobscura isolate 14011-0131.10 chromosome J, UCBerk_Dsub_1.0, whole genome shotgun sequence genomic DNA includes:
- the LOC117895434 gene encoding kinesin-like protein KIF23 produces the protein MKAVSRTPMRVAKTPRVHQTTEKQRRDTAEKAKDPVNVFCRVRPLQSDADLTSLRVKNSTTIALNPQDQLLQHHKQNGAQREIQYIFKHVFQSDATQQDVFASVAQPLVENLVRGRNSLLFTYGVTGSGKTYTMTGNLRHRGIMPRCLDVLFRTISDFQAKKFVFKPDKLNGFEILSEEDALLERQQEMNLRFAGSGRFAYRNKDSDPEIASQASVEPTPLLGLDEDNMYSVFVTYIEIYNNSVYDLLEDSGIQKTLQSKIIREDAQHHMFVHGVTEVEVKTVEDALDIFQMGQKKKRMGHTVLNAESSRSHSVFNIRLVQAPTDSQGENVVQDRHNITVSQLSLVDLAGSERSSRTKNTGVRLREAGNINNSLMTLRTCLEYLRENQQAASNGFAPKKIPYRDSKITHMFKNYFDGEGQVSMIVCINPRMEDYDENMQVMKFAEMTQEVQIARATPMKMDLGLTPGRRKANKLFKIAVNNLNELGIPEAKDLEVDVGLVYSLGPDFPSYQMDSPEAEVKIQELMRYLEQRIEKRKRLRGNLDIKCDNFRQMLMNLDRENLQLRTELASLKAVYKQERDRSSALEKKVRIHESSIDVLNNTLSKRDRQIEELTFKLNEKENLLTQKEHEKEKQKKKFSSKMAVESDKNKRELEIKLRQQREKLHERMRIKDEKLRLVSNILQSEDLPSMPRSQSSEDLLNDKDRGPFTARTESSVPATRTDIYATPRHGVAAANNRHRRSRSAGDKWLEHRAANPVPLGTIMQPFLKNRKSVTKLTDMKTLTEHGANKYCLVSQEADTDGDVETKLYKGNVIPTCGGGAQVVFNDVECLKQKSPVHSPTRKRPSNGTMSAMGVISALPSTVTSVQDVASRCNLGIEGHSSKKTKI, from the exons ATGAAGGCAGT ATCACGAACGCCGATGCGCGTCGCTAAGACACCGCGAGTGCATCAAACGACAGAGAAACAACGTCGGGACACTGCGGAAAAGGCAAAGGATCCGGTAAATGTGTTCTGCCGCGTCCGCCCACTCCAATCGGATGCGGACCTAACCTCTCTGCGGGTGAAGAACTCCACGACAATTGCACTGAATCCGCAggatcagctgctgcagcaccacaaacaaaacggcGCCCAGCGCGAGATACAGTACATATTCAAGCACGTCTTTCAGTCGGATGCCACGCAGCAGGATGTGTTCGCGTCCGTGGCACAGCCACTGGTCGAGAACCTAGTGCGTGGACGGAACAGTTTGCTGTTCACCTATGGCGTCACGGGCAGCGGCAAGACGTACACAATGACTGGCAACCTGAGGCATCGCGGCATAATGCCCCGCTGCCTGGATGTGCTATTTCGCACCATATCCGATTTTCAGGCCAAAAAATTTGTCTTCAAGCCGGACAAGCTGAATGGCTTCGAAATTCTGTCCGAAGAGGATGCACTGCTGGAGAGGCAGCAAGAGATGAATCTGCGCTTTGCCGGCTCCGGTCGCTTTGCCTACCGAAACAAGGACTCGGATCCGGAGATAGCCTCGCAAGCGTCGGTGGAGCCAACGCCACTACTGGGCCTCGACGAGGACAACATGTATTCGGTGTTTGTCACCTACATAGAAATATACAACAACAGTGTGTATGATCTCCTGGAGGACTCGGGCATACAGAA GACTTTGCAAAGCAAAATCATTCGCGAGGATGCCCAACATCACATGTTCGTCCATGGCGTCACCGAGGTGGAGGTGAAAACGGTGGAGGATGCCTTAGACATCTTTCAAATGggacaaaagaaaaagcgcaTGGGCCACACGGTCCTGAATGCCGAGTCCAGTCGCAGCCACTCGGTGTTCAACATACGGCTCGTCCAAGCGCCCACCGACAGCCAGGGGGAGAATGTTGTCCAGGACAGGCATAACATCACAGTCAGCCAGCTGTCCCTGGTCGATCTGGCCGGCAGTGAGCGCTCCTCGCGCACCAAGAACACTGGGGTGCGGCTTCGCGAGGCTGGAAACATCAACAATTCACTGATGACGCTGCGCACATGCCTCGAGTATCTGCGCGAGaatcagcaggcagccagcaatgGCTTTGCCCCAAAGAAGATACCCTACCGTGACTCGAAGATCACGCACATGTTTAAGAATTACTTTGACGGCGAGGGCCAGGTCTCCATGATCGTCTGCATCAATCCAAGAATGGAGGACTATGACGAGAATATG CAAGTTATGAAGTTTGCAGAGATGACTCAGGAAGTGCAAATAGCACGGGCCACGCCCATGAAAATGGACCTGGGACTGACACCAGGCCGCCGCAAGGCCAACAAGCTGTTCAAGATTGCAGTCAACAATCTGAACGAGCTGGGCATTCCCGAGGCCAAGGACCTGGAAGTGGATGTGGGCTTGGTCTACAGTCTGGGACCCGATTTTCCCAGCTACCAAATGGACAGCCCTGAGGCAGAGGTCAAGATCCAGGAGCTCATGCGTTACCTGGAGCAGCGCATTGAGAAGCGAAAGAGGCTGCGCGGAAATTTGGATATCAAAT GCGACAATTTCCGTCAGATGCTGATGAACTTGGACCGAGAAAACTTGCAGCTGCGGACGGAGCTAGCTTCCCTGAAGGCCGTCTACAAGCAGGAGCGTGACCGCAGCTCCGCCTTGGAAAAGAAGGTGCGAATCCATGAGAGCTCCATCGATGTGCTGAACAATACGCTGAGTAAGCGGGACAGGCAGATCGAGGAGCTGACATTCAAGCTCAATGAGAAGGAGAACCTCCTTACCCAAAAGGAGcacgagaaggagaagcagaagaaaaagttCAGCTCCAAAATGGCAGTGGAGTCGGACAAGAACAAGCGGGAGCTGGAGATAAAGCTCCGCCAACAACGGGAGAAACTGCACGAACGTATGCGCATCAAGGACGAGAAACTGCGATTGGTTTCGAATATTCTACAGTCTGAGGATCTGCCGAGCATGCCGCGTTCGCAGAGCTCGGAGGATTTGCTCAACGACAAGGATCGCGGCCCATTCACAGCTCGAACCGAGTCATCTGTGCCTGCCACGCGAACAGACATCTATGCCACGCCTCGACAT ggcgtggcagctgccaACAACCGACATCGACGCTCGCGTTCTGCTGGCGACAAATGGCTGGAGCATCGTGCAGCCAATCCCGTGCCACTCGGCACTATTATGCAGCCCTTTCTGAAGAATCGCAAGTCGGTTACCAAGCTGACGGACATGAAGACGCTGACCGAACACGGCGCCAACAAATACTGCCTTGTCTCACAGGAGGCCGACACAGACGGTGATGTGGAGACGAAGCTGTACAAGGGCAATGTGATACCCACCTGTGGCGGCGGTGCACAGGTGGTGTTCAACGACGTGGAGTGCCTCAAGCAGAAGTCACCCGTCCATTCACCAACGCGAAAGCGTCCCAGCAATGGCACGATGTCGGCTATGGGCGTTATCAGCGCCCTGCCCAGCACGGTCACCTCCGTCCAGGATGTGGCCTCGCGTTGCAACCTCGGCATCGAGGGGCACAGTAGCAAGAAGACAAAGATCTAG